A genomic window from Bacteroidales bacterium includes:
- a CDS encoding ABC transporter permease → MFRNYLKTLWRNMLKNKLHSAINIIGLTVAFTCSILLITLVYREFSFDNFHENKDQLYEVYAFANAPEGVEKGTAMSYPVASTLLSEKIGVEKASRYKYRGREVRYKDKSLEQSTRLVDDDFFSMFSFKIIKGTQQHPLADAGNVVLSEKTAGNLFGTEDPIGKPIDVKIGGKWNTLLVSAVLENAPENSSIEYSVLARTELDPDYAEAKDNWNNQHHTVFVQLSRDATQEAVEKQLRMISKKYRTSDNEYLKNKGYKADSNGDYSGMKLLPLNELHFNDELNNGNSVSKSFLYILLLVAGVIILIACFNFINLNLGLSFTRTREIGIRKCLGAGKRQVWIQVWGESLATVFASMVLGIIATVILMKALNKFMEGKFDPAMLYQPAIIFYLLIILLVVSFIASGYPSYIMGQLKTVEILKGKISIKKPGFFRNALIVAQFVIAIVLMCTTIIIYQQFTHLRTAPLGYNTSTLISIPIKHEEKGKEIVGKMRHLLASQTSVVSVSGTTVNLGVGKDGSTSRMSFGFDYKGKSINTDFLQADYDILKTLDIPVKAGRDFSTAYVADSFNTVIVTESMARQFAEKNIVGTSFYADSSRPQWNIVGVIPDFHLYSMYEESTPLTIAMNNNQAISYILIRVNTQNPVTTLEMIKNNYALVEPGVDFKGSFVDENIARWYENEGRLSKMFSVAALVAIILSCMGLFGMASIIIRQRVKEIGVRKVLGASVSGIATLVTKEFIWPVAIALIIATPIAWWAMATWLQDFMYRITVQWWVFILAGGVSVMIAILTVSFQAFKAATANPVKCLRTE, encoded by the coding sequence ATGTTCAGGAACTATCTGAAGACTCTGTGGAGAAACATGTTGAAAAACAAATTGCACTCAGCCATTAACATCATTGGCCTGACAGTAGCTTTTACCTGCAGCATCCTGCTGATAACACTGGTGTACCGTGAGTTTTCCTTCGATAATTTCCATGAAAATAAAGATCAGCTGTATGAGGTCTATGCCTTTGCCAATGCCCCTGAGGGTGTGGAAAAAGGCACTGCTATGAGCTACCCGGTTGCAAGTACCCTGTTATCTGAAAAAATCGGAGTGGAAAAAGCCAGCAGGTACAAATACCGCGGACGGGAAGTGCGATACAAGGATAAATCACTGGAACAATCAACCAGACTCGTTGATGATGACTTTTTCAGCATGTTTTCCTTTAAAATCATCAAAGGAACGCAGCAACACCCTCTGGCTGATGCAGGCAATGTAGTGTTGAGTGAGAAAACAGCAGGGAATCTCTTCGGAACAGAAGATCCCATTGGAAAACCCATCGACGTGAAAATCGGAGGAAAATGGAATACGCTGCTTGTATCGGCAGTACTGGAAAATGCTCCCGAAAACTCCTCCATTGAATACTCAGTCCTGGCCCGCACCGAACTGGACCCGGACTATGCAGAAGCTAAAGATAACTGGAATAACCAGCATCATACGGTTTTTGTCCAGCTGAGCAGGGATGCTACCCAGGAGGCCGTCGAAAAACAGCTTCGGATGATCAGTAAAAAGTATAGAACCAGCGACAATGAATACCTGAAAAACAAGGGATACAAGGCTGATAGCAATGGCGACTATTCAGGCATGAAATTATTGCCCCTTAATGAACTGCATTTCAATGATGAATTGAACAACGGGAATTCGGTCAGCAAATCGTTTCTGTATATTTTACTACTTGTTGCAGGAGTGATTATCCTTATAGCCTGCTTCAATTTTATAAACCTCAACCTGGGATTGTCGTTTACCCGTACCCGAGAAATCGGGATCAGGAAATGCCTGGGAGCAGGCAAGCGACAGGTGTGGATCCAGGTGTGGGGAGAAAGCCTGGCTACAGTATTTGCTTCGATGGTCCTGGGAATCATAGCTACCGTCATTTTAATGAAAGCCCTTAATAAATTCATGGAAGGTAAATTCGATCCGGCAATGTTGTACCAGCCGGCCATCATTTTTTACCTGTTGATAATCCTCCTGGTGGTTTCATTTATTGCTTCGGGTTATCCGTCATATATCATGGGACAATTAAAGACGGTTGAAATTCTCAAAGGCAAAATATCCATTAAAAAGCCGGGATTCTTCCGCAATGCACTCATCGTAGCCCAGTTTGTGATTGCTATTGTTTTAATGTGCACAACCATCATTATTTATCAGCAGTTCACACATTTACGAACCGCCCCATTAGGTTATAATACCTCTACTCTTATAAGTATCCCTATCAAACATGAGGAGAAAGGCAAGGAAATAGTGGGAAAGATGCGTCACTTACTGGCTTCACAAACATCGGTTGTAAGCGTTTCAGGTACAACCGTGAACCTGGGGGTTGGCAAAGACGGTAGTACCAGCAGGATGAGTTTTGGCTTCGATTATAAAGGGAAATCCATCAATACCGATTTTCTTCAGGCTGATTACGACATCCTTAAAACCCTGGATATCCCGGTGAAAGCAGGGAGGGATTTCTCAACCGCATATGTTGCTGACAGCTTTAATACTGTTATTGTTACAGAGAGCATGGCCCGGCAATTTGCAGAAAAAAATATAGTAGGCACTTCTTTCTATGCGGATAGCAGTCGTCCACAATGGAATATAGTTGGCGTAATACCCGATTTCCACCTGTATTCGATGTATGAGGAAAGTACACCTCTTACCATTGCCATGAATAATAATCAGGCTATCAGTTACATCCTGATCCGCGTGAATACACAAAACCCGGTTACCACCCTGGAAATGATAAAAAACAACTATGCACTTGTTGAACCCGGCGTGGACTTCAAAGGCTCGTTTGTGGATGAAAATATTGCACGCTGGTATGAAAATGAAGGAAGGCTATCGAAGATGTTCTCTGTTGCTGCTCTGGTGGCCATTATACTCTCCTGTATGGGCTTATTTGGTATGGCTTCAATCATCATCCGGCAGAGAGTGAAAGAAATAGGGGTCCGTAAGGTGCTGGGGGCATCAGTGAGCGGCATAGCCACCCTGGTGACCAAAGAGTTTATCTGGCCGGTAGCTATAGCATTGATTATAGCTACACCGATAGCATGGTGGGCGATGGCAACCTGGCTTCAGGATTTCATGTACCGGATAACAGTGCAATGGTGGGTATTTATACTTGCCGGAGGAGTATCAGTGATGATAGCAATTCTCACAGTAAGTTTCCAGGCTTTCAAAGCTGCTACAGCAAACCCTGTGAAGTGTTTACGAACAGAATAA
- a CDS encoding ABC transporter ATP-binding protein, whose amino-acid sequence MIKIKDLEKIYRTEEVETIALNKLSMEVKEGEFVAVMGPSGCGKSTLLNILGLLDDADNGSFIFNGVEVANFNERKRAEMRKHNIGFVFQSFNLIDELTVYENVELPLIYTGVKAAERKAKVEAVLDKMKIMHRRNHYPQQLSGGQQQRVAVARAVVNNPKLILADEPTGNLDSANGNEVMELLTDLNEQGTTIIMVTHSEHDAKFSHRIIRMLDGQTVTENILV is encoded by the coding sequence ATGATTAAGATAAAAGACCTGGAAAAGATCTACCGTACAGAAGAGGTGGAAACAATAGCTCTCAATAAACTTTCAATGGAAGTTAAAGAGGGAGAGTTTGTAGCTGTGATGGGGCCTTCAGGATGTGGAAAATCCACTTTGCTGAATATTCTCGGCTTATTGGACGATGCCGATAACGGCAGCTTCATCTTTAACGGGGTTGAAGTGGCCAATTTCAATGAAAGGAAAAGGGCAGAAATGCGGAAGCACAATATTGGCTTCGTTTTTCAGAGCTTTAACCTGATTGATGAATTAACAGTATATGAAAATGTTGAACTTCCCCTGATCTATACCGGGGTGAAAGCCGCAGAAAGAAAAGCCAAAGTAGAAGCGGTACTCGATAAAATGAAGATCATGCACCGCCGTAACCATTATCCGCAGCAACTTTCCGGCGGACAACAGCAGCGTGTTGCCGTAGCCAGGGCCGTGGTAAATAATCCAAAATTAATTCTTGCCGATGAGCCGACAGGGAACCTGGACTCAGCCAATGGCAATGAGGTGATGGAATTATTGACCGACCTGAATGAACAAGGCACAACCATCATCATGGTAACACATAGTGAACATGATGCCAAATTCAGTCACAGGATCATCAGGATGCTCGACGGCCAAACAGTTACAGAGAATATTCTCGTATAG
- a CDS encoding HlyD family efflux transporter periplasmic adaptor subunit, with the protein MDRIIEKKKWTPKKIFTIAGIAAIVLLIAGSFYFTSGKSRLNVDLERITVSEVSNGTFQEFIPVNGVVLPISTIYLDASEGGRVEEVFVEDGTMMKKGQSILRLSNTDLLMTMMSQQNTVYNTLTQMQINNNAAQQNTVSKLNQMADVLSLFKEAERIYNLDKNLYASKVIGLQEFKKAENDYNYYLEKKKLTQQILYQDSISRAQQLEQDKRSYQGSQEALNMMKQKVNDLIVKSPIDGQLTSLDAEIGENKRQGDRLGQIDVLSGYKVRVDIDEHYISRIYIGLVGEFTFADKVYKLKITKVFTQVNNGRFQVDMQFEGTVPEGIRRGQTLQIRLALSDEKQALRLPRGGFYQQTGGNWIFKLSADGKTAYKTDIQLGNQNPDFYEVLQGLKPGDKVITSSYENYGDMQELVLKR; encoded by the coding sequence GTGGATAGAATCATTGAAAAGAAAAAGTGGACTCCCAAAAAGATCTTCACGATCGCTGGAATAGCAGCCATTGTTTTATTGATTGCCGGCAGCTTCTATTTTACCTCAGGGAAATCGAGGTTAAATGTCGACCTGGAACGGATTACCGTAAGCGAGGTATCCAATGGGACCTTCCAGGAATTTATCCCGGTTAACGGGGTGGTTCTTCCAATTTCTACCATATACCTCGATGCCAGCGAAGGCGGACGTGTTGAGGAAGTTTTTGTGGAAGATGGCACCATGATGAAAAAGGGGCAATCCATTCTCCGTCTTTCAAATACAGATCTGCTGATGACCATGATGAGTCAGCAGAATACAGTGTATAATACGCTGACACAGATGCAGATCAATAACAATGCAGCCCAGCAAAACACTGTGAGCAAGCTGAACCAGATGGCAGATGTATTGAGCCTGTTTAAAGAAGCAGAACGGATTTACAACCTTGATAAAAACCTTTACGCTTCGAAAGTTATTGGTTTACAGGAATTCAAAAAAGCTGAGAACGATTATAACTACTATCTCGAAAAGAAAAAATTAACCCAGCAGATTCTTTACCAGGATTCGATTTCGAGAGCTCAGCAGCTGGAACAGGACAAGCGTTCGTACCAGGGTTCCCAGGAAGCACTGAATATGATGAAGCAGAAAGTGAATGATCTGATCGTGAAATCGCCCATCGACGGACAACTCACATCCCTGGATGCGGAAATTGGTGAAAATAAAAGGCAAGGTGACCGCCTGGGCCAGATTGATGTGTTAAGTGGCTACAAGGTTCGCGTTGATATTGATGAACATTATATTTCACGCATCTATATTGGCCTGGTGGGTGAATTCACCTTCGCTGATAAAGTTTACAAACTAAAAATCACCAAAGTGTTTACCCAGGTCAATAATGGCCGGTTCCAGGTGGATATGCAGTTCGAAGGAACCGTACCAGAAGGCATACGTCGCGGACAAACCCTGCAGATCCGTCTTGCCCTAAGTGATGAAAAACAGGCTTTGCGATTGCCAAGGGGTGGGTTCTATCAGCAAACAGGTGGTAACTGGATTTTTAAACTCAGTGCTGATGGGAAAACGGCTTATAAGACTGACATACAGCTGGGCAATCAAAATCCTGATTTTTATGAAGTCTTGCAAGGATTGAAGCCCGGTGATAAGGTGATTACCAGTAGTTATGAGAATTATGGGGATATGCAGGAGTTGGTGCTGAAAAGGTAG